A genomic region of Trichothermofontia sichuanensis B231 contains the following coding sequences:
- a CDS encoding P-II family nitrogen regulator produces MKKVEAIIRPFKLDEVKIALVNAGIVGMTVSEVRGFGRQKGQTERYRGSEYTVEFLQKLKVEIVVEDEQAEMVIEKIISAARTGEIGDGKIFVTPVEEVVRIRTGEKNLEAV; encoded by the coding sequence TTGAAAAAAGTAGAAGCCATTATTCGTCCCTTCAAGCTGGACGAAGTCAAAATTGCCCTCGTCAATGCGGGCATTGTGGGCATGACCGTTTCCGAAGTGCGTGGTTTCGGTCGCCAAAAGGGTCAAACGGAACGATATCGGGGTTCTGAGTATACGGTTGAGTTTTTACAGAAGCTCAAGGTTGAGATCGTGGTGGAGGATGAGCAGGCGGAAATGGTGATTGAAAAAATTATTTCTGCTGCCCGTACGGGTGAAATCGGGGACGGTAAGATTTTTGTTACGCCTGTGGAAGAGGTGGTCCGGATTCGGACTGGGGAAAAGAATCTCGAAGCAGTCTAG
- a CDS encoding alpha/beta hydrolase translates to MLPSLSPQRSLSQEDVSPQRVIARNARSSNGPGFAGTCLLADRPLPRAWPYVAIGLLTGLLTVLPARAAEQVNVTLGPFARSLPISSLEQFVKAGTVDPDLRPFIRFLKPQAREDLRQALGQHKPISASVLSQLLQDPMGEMMLQRTGQIVQTSAGLNGAQALRSALVLAAGEPEGISLLNFLRHFPTHAVRLDLNRVLRIYRHSARFVHQTEAFVRAMQQMSATTAATAAARSVDRLMDLRQPGPYPVVFQPLQLEDSRRQRTYPADLYLPQTLSQLTAVPVVIISHGLGSSRTHFREFAQHLASYGFAVALPEHIGSNEAQKQAVMAWKAREVFQVSEFLDRPLDVSFLLDQLDHYNRTELGARLNLQQVAVVGHSFGGYTALALGGATVDFDHLANRCQPTTSTMRRDDGYPPPACERELPFAPRPIG, encoded by the coding sequence ATGCTGCCTTCCCTCTCCCCTCAACGGTCTCTGTCTCAGGAGGATGTTTCTCCTCAGCGTGTAATTGCACGTAATGCTCGTTCGTCTAATGGCCCTGGGTTTGCCGGTACCTGCCTACTTGCCGATCGCCCGCTCCCGCGAGCGTGGCCCTACGTCGCGATCGGCCTTCTGACGGGCCTGCTCACGGTTCTGCCCGCACGGGCCGCAGAACAGGTTAACGTTACCTTGGGTCCTTTTGCCCGATCGCTCCCCATCAGTTCCCTGGAGCAATTCGTTAAAGCGGGTACGGTGGACCCTGACCTGCGTCCTTTTATCCGTTTCCTCAAGCCGCAAGCGCGGGAGGATCTCCGCCAAGCCTTGGGCCAACATAAGCCGATCAGTGCTAGCGTCCTCTCCCAACTGCTCCAAGACCCGATGGGAGAAATGATGCTCCAGCGAACCGGGCAAATCGTGCAGACCAGTGCCGGTTTGAATGGTGCCCAAGCGCTGCGATCGGCATTGGTTTTAGCCGCAGGAGAGCCAGAAGGGATTTCGCTACTAAACTTTTTGCGTCATTTCCCAACCCATGCTGTGCGCTTGGATCTCAACCGAGTTCTAAGGATTTATCGACACAGTGCGCGATTCGTGCATCAAACCGAAGCGTTTGTACGGGCAATGCAACAGATGTCCGCCACCACCGCTGCTACCGCAGCGGCTCGATCGGTAGATAGACTGATGGATTTGCGACAACCAGGTCCCTATCCCGTCGTGTTTCAACCCTTACAACTAGAAGACTCCCGCCGCCAACGGACCTATCCTGCGGATCTCTACTTGCCCCAAACGCTGAGCCAGTTAACAGCCGTTCCAGTGGTGATCATTTCCCACGGTTTGGGGTCCAGTCGCACCCACTTTCGGGAATTTGCCCAGCATCTAGCGTCCTATGGGTTTGCGGTCGCCCTGCCCGAACATATTGGTAGCAATGAGGCCCAAAAGCAGGCAGTGATGGCCTGGAAAGCACGGGAAGTCTTTCAGGTGAGTGAATTTCTTGATCGACCCCTGGATGTCAGCTTCCTACTGGATCAATTGGATCATTACAATCGGACTGAACTGGGAGCGCGTCTGAACCTACAACAGGTGGCAGTAGTCGGACACTCCTTTGGCGGTTATACAGCCCTTGCGCTGGGGGGGGCGACCGTTGACTTTGACCACCTGGCGAACCGCTGTCAACCGACAACGAGCACGATGAGGCGTGATGACGGGTACCCGCCACCCGCCTGCGAACGCGAGTTACCCTTTGCACCTCGTCCAATCGGATGA
- a CDS encoding DHH family phosphoesterase — translation MSAIDDYPVLEHPVTRTGAKAAALQPRLADLKVAALRQCLERHQGDRQLVILQDFPDPDALSGAWAYKLMAQQYEIQCDIVYAGMLSHQENIALVKLTDLPVQRWPLSIAQNKDLSVYQGVVFIDNQGTTSHLTCLLHSADLPVIVVIDHHSGQPHFGAEFVDIRPHIRATATILTQYIQAGLLNLDPSITQHVKCATALMHGLRSDTNALQQAQEEEFLAAAYLSRYYDPQLLSAILQAARSKSVMDIIERSLRNRLIHNNVSIAGVGYLRYENRDAIPQAADFLVTEENVHTAVVYGIARDEAKGLEMVVGSLRTTKLTFDPDEFLKEALGQDSQGRYFGGGRSLAGGFEIPLGFLTGNQEDSTYADLKWQVFDQQIKHKLLERIDPRS, via the coding sequence ATGTCTGCCATTGATGATTATCCTGTCCTTGAACATCCCGTAACCCGAACGGGGGCCAAAGCGGCTGCCCTCCAACCCCGGCTGGCGGATCTGAAAGTGGCGGCGTTGCGGCAGTGCTTGGAACGGCACCAAGGCGATCGTCAATTAGTGATTCTGCAAGATTTTCCTGATCCAGATGCACTGTCGGGGGCGTGGGCCTATAAGTTAATGGCGCAGCAGTATGAGATCCAGTGCGATATTGTTTACGCGGGAATGCTCAGCCACCAGGAAAACATTGCCCTGGTGAAGCTGACGGATTTACCTGTGCAGCGCTGGCCCCTGTCGATCGCCCAAAATAAGGATTTGTCAGTTTATCAAGGGGTTGTCTTTATCGATAACCAGGGAACAACGAGTCACCTGACCTGCCTACTGCATAGTGCTGATCTTCCAGTTATTGTGGTGATTGATCACCATAGTGGCCAACCCCATTTTGGGGCCGAGTTTGTGGATATTCGTCCCCATATTCGGGCAACGGCAACGATTTTAACCCAGTATATCCAAGCGGGTTTACTAAACTTGGATCCCAGCATTACCCAACATGTGAAATGTGCAACGGCTTTGATGCATGGGTTACGATCGGATACGAACGCGCTGCAACAAGCCCAGGAGGAGGAATTTCTGGCAGCGGCTTATCTCAGCCGCTACTATGATCCGCAGTTACTCAGTGCTATCTTACAAGCTGCCCGCTCGAAGTCGGTGATGGATATCATCGAGCGATCGTTGCGTAATCGCTTGATTCACAATAATGTGTCGATTGCTGGGGTGGGTTATCTGCGCTACGAAAACCGAGATGCGATTCCCCAAGCAGCGGATTTCCTGGTTACCGAGGAAAATGTGCATACGGCGGTTGTCTATGGCATTGCCCGTGATGAGGCCAAGGGGCTAGAAATGGTCGTTGGTTCCCTCCGCACAACAAAGCTGACGTTTGATCCGGATGAGTTTCTCAAGGAGGCGCTGGGGCAGGATAGCCAGGGGCGTTACTTTGGCGGCGGACGTTCCCTAGCGGGCGGCTTTGAGATCCCCCTTGGCTTTCTGACAGGGAATCAGGAGGATTCCACCTATGCTGACTTAAAATGGCAGGTGTTTGATCAACAAATTAAGCATAAGTTACTGGAACGGATTGATCCACGATCGTAG
- the queF gene encoding preQ(1) synthase: protein MSLSRQNPNLALENPAPESQPPDTESPLKYGERRILEGKLITFPNPRVGRPYTIHITLPEFTCKCPFSGYPDFATIDLTYIPHERVVELKALKLYINSYRDRYISHEEAVNQILDDVVAACDPLEATIKGDFAPRGNVHTVIEAKHCKGDPTP, encoded by the coding sequence ATGAGCTTGTCTCGTCAGAACCCCAATCTTGCCCTGGAAAACCCTGCCCCAGAAAGCCAGCCCCCAGATACCGAGTCCCCGCTCAAATACGGGGAACGCCGGATTTTGGAAGGCAAGCTGATCACATTCCCCAACCCACGGGTTGGTCGTCCCTATACTATCCATATCACCCTGCCGGAGTTTACCTGTAAATGTCCCTTTTCCGGCTATCCTGACTTTGCCACGATCGACCTCACCTACATCCCCCATGAACGGGTAGTGGAGCTTAAGGCACTCAAGCTGTATATCAACTCCTACCGCGATCGCTATATCTCCCACGAAGAAGCGGTTAACCAGATTCTGGATGATGTAGTGGCCGCATGTGATCCGCTGGAAGCTACGATCAAAGGGGATTTCGCTCCCCGTGGCAACGTCCATACGGTCATTGAAGCCAAACATTGCAAGGGAGATCCTACACCTTAA
- a CDS encoding rhomboid family intramembrane serine protease, translating into MTRDETQALIQELKTQAVILGSFVGLMWLIFFVNGIFFGGRLALWGIRPHSVMGLRGIIFAPFLHGSLLHLISNTLPFLTLGWLVMWRETRDFWPVTLITWMVSGLGTWLTGSPTSIHIGASGLVFGYLGYLILRGYFDRSIPAIAFSIIVILLYGGMLWGILPLSYGVSWQGHLFGLVGGGIAAYVLSPRSSRRRS; encoded by the coding sequence ATGACGCGAGATGAAACGCAGGCTCTCATACAGGAACTCAAGACACAGGCCGTGATCTTGGGTAGCTTTGTGGGCCTTATGTGGCTAATTTTTTTCGTTAATGGGATCTTTTTCGGCGGTCGCCTTGCCCTGTGGGGTATCCGGCCCCATAGCGTGATGGGATTGCGGGGAATTATCTTTGCACCTTTTTTGCATGGCAGCTTGCTGCATCTGATCTCGAATACTTTGCCATTTCTGACTCTGGGTTGGCTAGTCATGTGGCGGGAAACCCGCGATTTTTGGCCTGTAACTCTGATCACCTGGATGGTCAGTGGCCTGGGGACTTGGTTAACTGGTTCACCGACCTCTATCCATATTGGCGCGAGTGGTTTGGTGTTTGGGTATCTGGGCTATTTAATCCTGCGGGGGTATTTCGATCGCAGTATCCCCGCAATCGCCTTTTCCATCATCGTTATCCTGCTCTACGGGGGGATGCTCTGGGGGATTTTGCCCCTCAGCTATGGGGTTTCCTGGCAGGGACACCTGTTCGGCTTGGTGGGCGGCGGCATTGCTGCCTATGTGTTGAGTCCACGATCGTCGCGTCGGCGATCGTAG
- a CDS encoding cysteine hydrolase family protein, giving the protein MSPSWAAIAPLRSILPVLRQQQVPIIWVNWGNRPDLLNISPALRHVYNPTGTGVGLGDPLPTNQAPVLTAGSWAAAVIDALTPDPADIRVDKYRMSGFWNTPLDSILRNLSRTTLFFAGVNADQCVIATLQDASFLGYDCILRRDGTATTSPDYCMQATLYNVSQCFGFVTDTAALLAAALAQPEDPPDPN; this is encoded by the coding sequence GTGAGTCCTAGTTGGGCGGCGATCGCTCCTTTGCGCTCAATCTTGCCGGTGCTGCGGCAACAGCAGGTTCCGATTATATGGGTAAACTGGGGCAATCGCCCCGATTTGCTCAATATCAGTCCCGCCCTGCGCCATGTCTACAATCCTACAGGTACAGGGGTAGGGCTGGGTGATCCCCTGCCCACGAATCAGGCTCCTGTCCTCACCGCAGGGAGTTGGGCTGCCGCTGTCATTGACGCGTTGACACCCGATCCAGCGGATATTCGCGTAGATAAGTACCGCATGAGTGGCTTTTGGAATACACCTCTGGATAGCATTTTACGTAACCTGAGCAGGACAACCCTCTTTTTTGCTGGGGTGAATGCCGATCAGTGCGTGATAGCCACGCTCCAGGATGCCAGTTTTCTGGGCTACGACTGCATTTTGCGCCGGGATGGCACAGCCACCACATCCCCCGATTATTGTATGCAGGCAACGCTGTATAACGTCAGCCAGTGTTTTGGCTTTGTCACAGATACAGCCGCGCTGTTAGCGGCGGCGTTAGCCCAGCCAGAAGACCCTCCAGACCCCAACTGA
- a CDS encoding HNH endonuclease: protein MGKVLVLNASYEPLNITSWRRAVILVIKGKAEQVEHNGKYLYPELPLPTVIRLLHYVRVPYKEIPLTRRNILHRDGHSCQYCGYTGDELTLDHVIPRSRGGGDSWENIVTACVRCNVKKGNRTPREANMPLRTTPRKPHSGLYFEIIKQLKSGVHQEWRKYVIGI, encoded by the coding sequence ATGGGAAAAGTCCTGGTGTTAAACGCCTCCTATGAGCCACTCAACATTACGAGTTGGCGACGGGCGGTTATCCTTGTCATCAAAGGCAAGGCGGAGCAGGTAGAGCACAATGGTAAGTATTTATACCCGGAATTACCGTTGCCAACCGTGATCCGGCTTCTCCACTATGTTCGGGTTCCGTATAAGGAGATTCCCCTGACGCGGCGTAATATTCTCCATCGGGATGGCCATAGCTGCCAGTATTGTGGGTATACGGGTGATGAACTCACGCTGGATCATGTGATACCGCGATCGCGGGGGGGAGGAGATAGCTGGGAAAATATCGTGACGGCCTGTGTGCGGTGCAACGTCAAGAAGGGCAATCGCACACCTAGGGAAGCAAACATGCCCCTGCGGACAACGCCTCGGAAACCCCACAGTGGCTTGTATTTTGAAATTATTAAGCAATTAAAGAGTGGGGTACATCAGGAATGGCGTAAGTATGTGATTGGGATTTGA